The DNA segment CATGATCCAATACGCTTTGATGTGAGGAATGTTGTCTAACATCAGACGCGCTACAGCGATATTGCGCAGATCGACCAGAGCCGACGGCTTCTTGACATCCGTCAATTGCGTATTGTCAGGGTGGAATGCCAGCGGAATGAAGGTCTGAAAGCCGCCGGTCTGATCTTGCAGCTCGCGTAACCGCAGCAAATGATCGACGCGGTGATGCGCCTGCTCGATGTGGCCATACAGCATGGTGCAATTGGATCGCAAACCCAGCTGATGCGCCGTGCGATGCACCTCAAACCATTTGTGGGCATTGGCTTTGTGTTCGCACAACTGATCGCGAACTTCAGAATGAAAAATCTCGGCGCCACCTCCCGGAAGACTACCCAGCCCGGCCTGACGGAGGTCATCCAGAATGTCGCGGACGCTACGCTTGGTTAAGAACTCGAACCAGCCCACCTCAACGGGTGTCCAGGCCTTGAGGTGAATCGAGGGGAATTCGTTGTGCAATAGTTCTAGAATGCCTCGATACCAGTCGTACCCCATCTTGTGATGCAAGCCACCTACGATATGCATCTCGGTGCACCCATTGTCATAGGCTTCCTGCCCGCGCTGCCGAATTTGCTCGGGGCCCATCACGTAGCCCTTGGGATCGCGCAGGTCGCTCCGAAAGGCGCAGAATCGGCAGCGATAGATGCAAACGTTCGTCGGATTCAAATGCGTGTTGATGTTATAGTAAGCCACGTTGCCATGCATTCGCTGGCGAACCGCATTGGCCAGTTCGGCAAGTTCTGACAATGGCACCGCTGGGTCGTACAACGTCAACCCATCTTCAAACGTCAACCGCTGCCGAGCCTCAACCTTGTGCTGGATAACTTGCCAGCGCTGTCTTATCGAAGAATTATTCGCAACCATAACCACATCCGCACACAAAAATGGCAATGAACTAAGCTGATAGTATACCCCGGATGCGGCTGGTTTATAGCCTTAAGAGACTGTAAGTTGTCGCAAACCATGAGCACCCGTAGCCAGCGTCGCCAGAGGGTGGAATGCATGTCCGCCCGTCCGCTAGCGACGGCCACTACAAACTCCCACAACTTTTATGTACTGCGTCCGTGGTGCTGATTCAACCAGCGCCAAGCGTCCTCCAACGTCTGCTGCGATGGGCGACAATTGTAACCGAGTTCTTGCTGAGCCTTGGCGGAGCTGTAATAGTGATTCAGCTGGCCCATTGCGATCGAAGCACCGTTAATGTCACCTTCCCGCAACGGCAGGCATCGATACAGGGCATCACACATCCAACCTGCAACTGTCATGGCCCGATACGGCCAATACACGCGCCTGGGCCTGCCAGCGATTTGGAGAATGCGCGCCCATAAATCGCGATAGGTCAGGTTTTCGCCGGCCAGAATATAGTGTTGACCATCGGCGGCACGATCGATGGCTTGGACTATCCCGGCGGCCACATCGCGTGCGTCGCACAAGCTGCATCCGCCAGCCGTGGCTAGGGCGACGGGAGCCTTGGCGACGCTGAGCAGCAATCGACCGCTGGACGGCTTCCAATCGTATGGCCCCAACATGAACCCTGGATGAAGGATGCAAGCTCGAAGCCCCTGCTCGCTAATTGCACAGCGCACGACATCTTCGGCCTCGCGCTTGCTAACCACGTAATTACAAGGTACTTTGGGAACGCCCCCTGTAGCGGTTTCATCGATTGGCTGCTCTAAACTGATCGCCGCTGGCAAAGTATCGACCGTGGAGATGTGCAACAGTTTGACATCCTGAGCCACGCAAGCTTCTACGATTCGTCGCGTGCCTTCGACATTCACCTGTCGCGATTGGGCTAGTCGCGACCAACCTATGTGAATCATGGCTGCGCTATGAATGGCTGCCTGGCATCCCTTAATTCCACGGGCTAATTGCTGACTATCTCTTAGATCGCCGTCAACGATCTGCACATCCAGCCCCTCCAGGCCGCGTCGCGTAGTCTCCTGACGGCACAGCGCGCGCACTGCGTAGCCCTGCGATAACAGTTGGCGGACGATACTGTTCCCCAGCAGGCCCGTTGCACCGGTAACAAAGATCACCACCGTACATCACTTCCAAGAGACCCTACGCCCCACGCTGCGAACATCAAGCGTCGTGTTGGTTCAGTGATTCTAGCAATTAGGACTGCCAGCGTGAACCAGCGCTAGCGTACCAGCGCGCGACGATAAACGTCGGTCGGAGCTTCGGTTACTGGAATCGAAATCACTGCTGCATTGCGCTGTACGGCGGCCACGCGAAGCACGTCTCTCGAGTATTGATGGCAATTGATGCATGTCGTGAGCGTATGCATGTAGGTGTATGCGGCGCCATCCAAGTTCTGCTGCTCGGCCAATTCGGCCAATTTGATTGCTGCGCGATGCAGTTCGCCGCGGTAGTGCGAGTAAACCTGATCTTCACGAGGCCTCCAAACCTGGGACTCGCAAATATTTTTAAGCTCTTCGGCACCTTTACGAATCAAATCAAAATTGCCGGCTGTTAATCCTTCTACCAACCGCTGCGAGGCACCCAACTTGGCGCGCATGGCGATACTCAAATCTGCTGGCTCACGCGTGGTCAATGTTGGCTGTTGTGCCAATGCAGTCATTCCAAGTGCCAGCAAGCCAACCGCAATCATTCGTCCTACCACGCTCATATCATCCTCCTTGCCGAATAAGTCGTCCGCTGTGTTATCGGCAAAGTTGATGTGACCAGAACAGATAACTCACGGAATTCCGGAACCACATGTCGCGCCGGACCTGCCTAGCCCAACGGTCTATCTATGTTTGTCGCGACCGTCTCCAGGCGGTGGTCAAGCCCCAAGCCGCACGAATTACTAGTCCAGATATGTGCTGTGGCCGGCCGCAGCCTTGTACTGTTTTAACAACCGCTCGACTTGCTCCGCTGATAGCTTGCCAGATTGCATTTGTGCTATCAATTGACGCTGATAGCACTCGGCCAATTGGTCTGCATCATAGTGTGCAAAACGGATCATGTCGTTGATGGTGCTGCCCGGCACGATGCGCGTCACATGAAATCGGCCGTCGTTGTCGATGGCAACCTGCGCTTCGTTGGGATTGCCAAACAGATTGTGATGATTGCCCATGACCTCCTGATAAGCCCCTACCAAGAAAATGCCCAGATAGTATGGCTGATCCGGCTTCCAATCGTGTAACTCCAGTGTCTGATTGACATCTTTCAAATCCACGAAGCGATCGATCTTTCCGTCGCTGTCGCAAGTCACGTCGACCAATGTTGCGTAATCAGTCAGCTTTTCGTCCAGCCGATGAATGGGCACGATGGGAAATAATTGTCGAATTGCCCAGCTATCGGGAGCTGAACGAAACAGCGAGAAATTGCACAGATACTTCTGTGCTAGGCTACTCTTGAGTTGCTCAAATTCTTCGTCTGAAAAACTATCTTCTTCAGCCTCGCGCAACGCGCGATGGCAAATCTCCCAAAACAGGACGTCCCCTTTGGCTCGATCTTCCAAGCTAACCAACCCCAGGTTGAACTGGATCTGCAATTCGTCTTTCAACTGCAGAGCGTCGTGGTAATACTCGGCATAGTTCTTGGTATTGATGGAATCGCACAGATCTTTGAGTTCGGTAATCACCAACGGATCATCGGCGTCGATGGTAACTTCGGGCTGATCGTCGGCAAACGTCTCGATTTCGTCGCGAATACAGGTGATCAATACGCAGTGGTAGGCGGTCATGAATCGCCCGGCTTCCGTAGCTAAATGCGGTTCAGGTACGTTCTCCTCTTCACAGATGGACTTGAAGGCATACACCACATCGTTCGCGAATTCCTGTACCGTGTAGTTCACGCTGGAATCAAACCGCGTTTGCGATCCATCGTAGTCGACGCCTAATCCACCGCCGATATCCACCAATTCAATTTGGCAGTCGATTTGTCGCAGCTTGCAGTATACGCGCGCTGCTTCTCTCATGGCATGCTTGACGCGCTTGATATCGGTGATTTGCGAGCCGATGTGGAAATGGAGCAGCTTGAGCTGGCCGTCCAACTTTGCCTGGCGCAACATTTTGAGACAATCCAAGATTTCAGAGGTCGTCAATCCGAATTTGGCTGAATCGCCACCAGAGGATGCCCATTTGCCAGAACCTCGCGAGTAGAGCTTGGCTCTGAGGCCGATTTGAGGTGCCACACCCAACTCTTGCGTCAGCTTGAGTAGCATCCGCATTTCGTTTAGCTTTTCAATGACGATGACCACACGTTTGCCGGCTTGGACTGCTAACAGCGCCATCCTCAAGAACGTTTCGTCCTTGAAGCCGTTACACAGCAGCAGCGATTCTGGCGTCTGTTCTTGGGCGATGGCAGCGTACAGTTCGGCTTTGCTGCCACATTCCAAACCGACATTGCAACGCCCGGCCTCGCGCAAAAACTCTTCTACCACCTCGCGGCGCGGATTCACCTTCATGGGAAACAGTGGAAAATGCTGTCGCCTGTAGCCGAATTCCTGAATGGCATTTTGGTAGGCTTGCGTTAGCGCGCGAAGCTGACTGGTCAGTATCTGCGGAAATCGCAGTAGCAGTGGCAATTGGATACGGTGTCGCGACACCAGATAATCCACAATTTCCTTCAAATCCGCGAACCGTGCGTCACCGGCTGCTGGTCGCACCAATAGATTGCCGCGCGGATGGATATCGAAATACCCTGCCGCCCAATTCTCCACTCCGTAGGCGAGCTGAACATGCTGTAATCGTTCTTCGTTCATTGGCATTAGGCCTAAATGACTGCGAAACGTGAGGGGTAAAGCTGCGAATTCTACTGCGATGGGCCAACTTCGACGAGCCACCTGCACCATGTGCAACTCTGACTTTGATGCCACTAACGCGAATCTGGTCTCTTGCCGGACCAAGGCTGGTTTATAATGGCGGGTGAGCAACTGGCCGTTGGAGCTGACTACTTCGATTCGCAAAACAGAAGGTATGCATAAACTATGTCTCAAGATTTCAGCACCATCCAGGCGGCTGTGGATGCAATTCGTCGCGGCGAGGTCATTATTGTTTTGGATGCGGAGGATCGCGAAAACGAAGGCGACTTTATTTGCGCCGCCGAATTAGTGACCACCGAGACGATTAACTTTATGCTCAGCGGCCGCGGACAGCTGTGCTGTCCCATTCTGCCCACTGCCTGTGATCGCTTGCAGCTCAGACCGGTTGTCGACAGCAACAATGCTCCACTACAAACCGCCTTTATGACCCCCATCGATCACGCTGGTTGCAAAACGGGCATTACCGCGCAGGAGCGCGCTGAAACTATTCGGCTAATCGCCAATGGAAATTCCAAACCCGACGATTTTGTGCGGCCAGGTCACGTCTATCCGCTGCTGGCTCGCGAAGGCGGCGTGCTGCGGCGCGCCGGACACACCGAAGCTGCCGTCGATCTGCCGCGTATGGCCGGGTTGGCACCGGCTGGAGTGCTGACTGAAATTCTGGATAGCTCTGGCGATCGCGCGACTCGCGACGCACTGCTCGACTTGGCTCGACGACACAAGTTGGAAATTATCACCATCGAACAACTGATCGCTCACCGTCGCATCAGTGAAAAACTGGTCTCGCGTAGCGCTCACGCTCAACTGCCAACGCGGCTGGGCAATTTTGAAGTTATGGTCTACGACGTGCAATTTGAATCCCAGGAACCGATCGCGATCGTGATGGGGGATCTGACGACGCCTGGCCAGCAACCACCCTTGGTACGCATGCACAGCAGTTGTTTTACGGGAGACCTGCTGCAATCGCTGCGCTGCGACTGTGGCGATCAATTGCAGCAGGCGCTTCAGATGATTGCCACAGAAGGACGCGGTGTGCTGGTCTATCTACCGCAGGAGGGTCGCGGTATTGGTCTGGCACGCAAAATTCAGGCCTATGCGCTTCAAGAACAAGGCTTGGACACGGTCGAGGCCAATCATGCCCTGGGCTACAAGGCAGACATGCGCGACTATGGAATCGGTATTCAGATTCTGAAGGATTTGGGACTCAAGGAAATCCGCCTGCTGACCAATAATCCTAAGAAAACCGAAGCGTTCAACTTGCGCGGTTTTGATCTAAAAGTCATCGATCAAGTTCCCATCGTCTGCGAACCTAATCCGCATAACGCTACCTATCTTCAAACCAAACGCGAAAAGCTGGGGCACCACTTGCCGACGCAGGCGCATTAGCCAATGTTGCCGCGCGTTTTACTTCCTCATGCGTCCCTTCCCCCCACCCACCTTTGATTGCACTTCTCCCCGTATGGTTCATCGATCAACGCTTACGATTCGACCAGCCAATCACGGATCGCATTCCCTAGTCCGTTCGGTGGCGACGGGCGACGCTGTTAGCGCTGCGACTGCTGGACAGCCGCTGCCAGTTGCCCCCTTGCGCATCGGTTCGCTGGTGGTCGATCCTCCCATTTTACAAGCACCTATGGCAGGCTTTACCAACTATGCCTATCGCCAAGTGGTTCGCGAATATGGCGGCGTGGGCTTACAGGCCACGGAGATGGTCAACGCACGCGGGTTTGATTGGCTGGATCAGCATCAGACCGAGCATCCCGACCGGCTGTGGGGCGTCCGCGATGAACCGCGACCGTTGGCCGTTCAGATTTGGGACAACGATCCTGAAGTCATGGCTCGCGTTGGCCGTCGCTTGGTCGAAGATTATCAGGTCAGCGTGGTGGACATCAATTTTGGCTGTCCGGTGAAACAAGTCACGCAACGCGCCCATTCCGGGTCTTACCTGTTGCGTTATCCGGATCGGATGCGCCAAATCATTATCCGGCTGGTCGAAGCCTGTGCGCCAACTCCGGTAACCGCCAAGATTCGATTGGGCTGTACGCGCAAGTGTGCCAACCCGTCCGAAATTGCAGGCGTTATCGAAGACGCGGGCGCGGCTGCCCTAACAGTACATGGACGCACAGCGGAGGAATACTTTTCTGGCAGCGCCGACTGGGAGCAAATCGCCTCACTCAAAAAGCATCTTGCGCGGATTCCCTTGATCGGCAACGGCGATTTGGACAGCGCGGACAAAGTGGTCCATGCTTTCCAGCATTATCAAGTCGATGGTGTGATGATCGCGCGCGCCGCCTTAGGACGCCCCTGGCTATTTGCTCAAGCTACTGCCGCACTGCGCGGACTACCCATCCCGCCTGATCCACCGCTGGACGAGCAGCGCCTGTGCATGTTGCGACACTTTGATTTGGTAGTTGCGCGCTTCGGGCCTGCCAAAGGCACTCAGTTGATGCGCAAATACGCCTGCTGCTATGCTCAGGGTAAACCCGGTGCACGCAATTTTCGCAGCCAAGTTGCGCACATCACTACGCCCGATCAGTTTTACCAAGTGGTCGATCGCGAGTTTCCTCGCGACACCGAGCTGTAGATTGGAGAATCTCTGATCGGCATATTTAAGTCGGGCTGCGAGCGGTGGCTGCTTCCGTTACATTGTTAGTCCCTCGAGACCCATTGCAGGAGCGATTTTCGTCGGAGGGGGACTGGCAGTGATCATCCTCAATCGAGCGACCAGGAGCTGGGTTGAACCTCATGTAACCACTGGCAACCTTGTGGCCGGTATCAAGACTTTCCTTCGGCAGCATTTTCGAGTTTTTCCAGATGTCCGATTTTTCTAGCGACCATCAACCTTTAGAGCAATTCCCCGACGCAGTCGGCGAAGACGTCAAGGAGCGACCACAACCGGCTGACGAGCCGGCTGACGGCGCGGGCACGGTAACTCGCCGCAGCGATTTGTATGCTCAACTGCGACAGACTATCGATCGACTGGAGGATGAAGGTACAACGCGCGGCGATTTGAAGATACTT comes from the Pirellulaceae bacterium genome and includes:
- the speA gene encoding biosynthetic arginine decarboxylase; amino-acid sequence: MNEERLQHVQLAYGVENWAAGYFDIHPRGNLLVRPAAGDARFADLKEIVDYLVSRHRIQLPLLLRFPQILTSQLRALTQAYQNAIQEFGYRRQHFPLFPMKVNPRREVVEEFLREAGRCNVGLECGSKAELYAAIAQEQTPESLLLCNGFKDETFLRMALLAVQAGKRVVIVIEKLNEMRMLLKLTQELGVAPQIGLRAKLYSRGSGKWASSGGDSAKFGLTTSEILDCLKMLRQAKLDGQLKLLHFHIGSQITDIKRVKHAMREAARVYCKLRQIDCQIELVDIGGGLGVDYDGSQTRFDSSVNYTVQEFANDVVYAFKSICEEENVPEPHLATEAGRFMTAYHCVLITCIRDEIETFADDQPEVTIDADDPLVITELKDLCDSINTKNYAEYYHDALQLKDELQIQFNLGLVSLEDRAKGDVLFWEICHRALREAEEDSFSDEEFEQLKSSLAQKYLCNFSLFRSAPDSWAIRQLFPIVPIHRLDEKLTDYATLVDVTCDSDGKIDRFVDLKDVNQTLELHDWKPDQPYYLGIFLVGAYQEVMGNHHNLFGNPNEAQVAIDNDGRFHVTRIVPGSTINDMIRFAHYDADQLAECYQRQLIAQMQSGKLSAEQVERLLKQYKAAAGHSTYLD
- the mqnE gene encoding aminofutalosine synthase MqnE; its protein translation is MVANNSSIRQRWQVIQHKVEARQRLTFEDGLTLYDPAVPLSELAELANAVRQRMHGNVAYYNINTHLNPTNVCIYRCRFCAFRSDLRDPKGYVMGPEQIRQRGQEAYDNGCTEMHIVGGLHHKMGYDWYRGILELLHNEFPSIHLKAWTPVEVGWFEFLTKRSVRDILDDLRQAGLGSLPGGGAEIFHSEVRDQLCEHKANAHKWFEVHRTAHQLGLRSNCTMLYGHIEQAHHRVDHLLRLRELQDQTGGFQTFIPLAFHPDNTQLTDVKKPSALVDLRNIAVARLMLDNIPHIKAYWIMLGIETAQIALHYGADDIDGTVRHELIYHDAGATTPEMLSVERIQELIRETGREPVERDTLYHAVHRDPADFRQWSTGKALELVGN
- the ribA gene encoding GTP cyclohydrolase II, with protein sequence MSQDFSTIQAAVDAIRRGEVIIVLDAEDRENEGDFICAAELVTTETINFMLSGRGQLCCPILPTACDRLQLRPVVDSNNAPLQTAFMTPIDHAGCKTGITAQERAETIRLIANGNSKPDDFVRPGHVYPLLAREGGVLRRAGHTEAAVDLPRMAGLAPAGVLTEILDSSGDRATRDALLDLARRHKLEIITIEQLIAHRRISEKLVSRSAHAQLPTRLGNFEVMVYDVQFESQEPIAIVMGDLTTPGQQPPLVRMHSSCFTGDLLQSLRCDCGDQLQQALQMIATEGRGVLVYLPQEGRGIGLARKIQAYALQEQGLDTVEANHALGYKADMRDYGIGIQILKDLGLKEIRLLTNNPKKTEAFNLRGFDLKVIDQVPIVCEPNPHNATYLQTKREKLGHHLPTQAH
- a CDS encoding tRNA-dihydrouridine synthase gives rise to the protein MVHRSTLTIRPANHGSHSLVRSVATGDAVSAATAGQPLPVAPLRIGSLVVDPPILQAPMAGFTNYAYRQVVREYGGVGLQATEMVNARGFDWLDQHQTEHPDRLWGVRDEPRPLAVQIWDNDPEVMARVGRRLVEDYQVSVVDINFGCPVKQVTQRAHSGSYLLRYPDRMRQIIIRLVEACAPTPVTAKIRLGCTRKCANPSEIAGVIEDAGAAALTVHGRTAEEYFSGSADWEQIASLKKHLARIPLIGNGDLDSADKVVHAFQHYQVDGVMIARAALGRPWLFAQATAALRGLPIPPDPPLDEQRLCMLRHFDLVVARFGPAKGTQLMRKYACCYAQGKPGARNFRSQVAHITTPDQFYQVVDREFPRDTEL
- a CDS encoding NAD-dependent epimerase/dehydratase family protein codes for the protein MVIFVTGATGLLGNSIVRQLLSQGYAVRALCRQETTRRGLEGLDVQIVDGDLRDSQQLARGIKGCQAAIHSAAMIHIGWSRLAQSRQVNVEGTRRIVEACVAQDVKLLHISTVDTLPAAISLEQPIDETATGGVPKVPCNYVVSKREAEDVVRCAISEQGLRACILHPGFMLGPYDWKPSSGRLLLSVAKAPVALATAGGCSLCDARDVAAGIVQAIDRAADGQHYILAGENLTYRDLWARILQIAGRPRRVYWPYRAMTVAGWMCDALYRCLPLREGDINGASIAMGQLNHYYSSAKAQQELGYNCRPSQQTLEDAWRWLNQHHGRST